A stretch of DNA from Bacteroidales bacterium:
CGACATGGGGTGCAACATCATCGGGGTGCCAAAAACCATTGACAACGACCTGACAGCCACCGACTCGACCTTTGGTTTTCAGACTGCTGTGCAAATAGCTACAGAAGCCGTTGACAAGCTGGTGACCACCGCTGCCAGTCACAACCGGGTGATGATCCTTGAAGTGATGGGACGCTATGCCGGTTGGATCGCCTTGAATGCTGCTGTTGCCGGAGGAGCAGAGATTTGTCTTCTGCCGGAATTTCCTTACGATGTTGACAAAGTGCTCGAACATATCAATCACAGGTTTGAACGTAACCGCGGCTTTGTAAACCTTGTGATATCTGAAGGTGCACGAGCAATTGGCAAAGATTATTCCACGTTGAGTGATGAAGAAATCGGTTATGAAAACCGTCGTCTCGGGGGTGTTGCCATCGTGCTGATGAATCAACTCAAGCAAGCCGGCTGCGAACACAGCATCAGGACAACAGTGCTTGGCCACCTGCAGCGTGGTGGTGTGCCTATCGCCTACGACCGTGTCCTCGCTACTCAGTTCGGCGTAAAAGCTTTTGAAATGGTGCTTAAAGAAGAATTTG
This window harbors:
- a CDS encoding ATP-dependent 6-phosphofructokinase; its protein translation is MKRCLIVTGGGDCPGLNAVIRAIVKRASKEREWEIVGSIEAFNGILREPTEIVILDEEKVAGIHYRGGTIIQTTNKGGPFAWPVKNKDGSWTTVDRSEEMLRKMQYLGIDAVINIGGDGSQRISKQLFDMGCNIIGVPKTIDNDLTATDSTFGFQTAVQIATEAVDKLVTTAASHNRVMILEVMGRYAGWIALNAAVAGGAEICLLPEFPYDVDKVLEHINHRFERNRGFVNLVISEGARAIGKDYSTLSDEEIGYENRRLGGVAIVLMNQLKQAGCEHSIRTTVLGHLQRGGVPIAYDRVLATQFGVKAFEMVLKEEFGRMVSYRHPEITSVSLEDALAQPNLVEAETALMKTARGIGINFGD